A window from Brachyhypopomus gauderio isolate BG-103 chromosome 6, BGAUD_0.2, whole genome shotgun sequence encodes these proteins:
- the galnt12 gene encoding polypeptide N-acetylgalactosaminyltransferase 12 isoform X1: MQITRRKHRREMMAVCGRRSRTKLILVIIGASVLGYFTFHKNTSGDVSRENRRGVSSGEDVDDPKHLSRPVYDKPPLDLNSLGEMGRAVRLDLSGEEKRKEDESIKIHQINIYLSDKISLHRRLPERWNPLCKNLKYDYQTLPSTTVVIAFYNEAWSTLLRTVHSVLETSPDILLKEIILVDDYSERDHLKEPLENYIAGLRKVRLIRARKREGLVRARLLGASIATGDVLTFLDCHCECHEGWLEPLLHRIKEEPTAVVCPVIDVIDWNTFEYLGNPGQPQIGGFDWRLVFTWHQVPEHEQIRRRSSTDVIRSPTMAGGLFAVGKKYFHYLGTYDTGMEVWGGENLEFSFRIWQCGGSLEIHPCSHVGHIFPKRAPYSRSKALANSVRAAEVWMDEYKEVYYHRSPHARLEAYGDVTERRKLRMRLGCKNFKWFLENIYPDIHVPEDRPGMFGMLKNRGMENYCFDYNPPNEHTVGGNNIILYSCHGMGQNQVRTAQFFEFSSDGEIRYNTRDPAGCAVADPVSTLISIQPCRKPREAVPEDQKFELREDGTLYHVQSKQCVQAEQKAVDDRPGPVLRPCSGSALQQWFFEERT, from the exons ATGCAAATAACTCGGAGAAAGCATCGGAGGGAGATGATGGCAGTGTGTGGGCGAAGGAGTCGGACAAAGTTAATACTTGTAATTATTGGCGCCTCGGTGCTTGGATACTTCACGTTTCATAAAAATACTTCAGGCGATGTGAGTAGAGAAAACCGACGAGGAGTGTCATCTGGAGAAGATGTGGACGACCCTAAACATCTGAGCAGACCCGTCTACGACAAACCGCCTTTAGACCTGAACTCTTTGGGCGAGATGGGGAGAGCAGTCAGGCTGGACCTGtcaggagaagagaagaggaaagAGGACGAGAGTATTAAAATACACCAGATAAACATTTATCTTAGCGACAAAATCTCTCTCCACCGCAGGTTACCTGAAAGATGGAATCCTCT ATGTAAAAACCTGAAGTATGACTACCAGACATTGCCCTCCACCACAGTAGTGATTGCCTTCTACAACGAGGCCTGGTCCACCTTGCTACGCACAGTGCACAGTGTTCTGGAGACATCACCCGACATCCTGCTTAAAGAAATTATCCTGGTGGATGACTACAGCGAAAGAG ACCATTTGAAAGAGCCACTGGAGAACTACATAGCCGGTCTGAGGAAGGTGCGTCTGATCCGAgcgaggaagagggagggattGGTGAGGGCTCGTCTGCTGGGAGCCTCCATCGCCACAGGCGACGTGCTGACCTTCCTGGACTGTCACTGTGAGTGTCACGAGGGCTGGCTGGAGCCCCTGCTTCACAG GATAAAGGAGGAACCCACCGCTGTGGTGTGCCCGGTAATAGATGTCATCGACTGGAACACTTTTGAATACCTGGGCAACCCAGGACAGCCTCAGATTGGAGGCTTTGACTGGCGGCTTGTGTTTACGTGGCACCAAGTTCCTGAGCACGAGCAGATACGAAGGCGTTCCTCAACAGATGTTATCAG ATCTCCAACAATGGCAGGGGGCCTTTTTGCAGTTGGAAAGAAGTACTTCCATTACCTGGGCACATATGACACggggatggaggtgtggggaggagaAAACCTGGAGTTCTCTTTTAGA ATCTGGCAATGTGGAGGTAGCTTGGAGATCCACCCCTGCTCCCACGTGGGCCACATCTTCCCCAAAAGGGCCCCCTACTCCCGGAGCAAGGCCCTGGCCAACAGTGTGCGGGCAGCCGAGGTCTGGATGGACGAGTACAAGGAGGTGTATTACCACCGCAGCCCCCACGCTCGGCTG GAGGCGTATGGAGACGTGACGGAGAGGCGGAAGCTGAGGATGCGGCTGGGCTGCAAGAACTTCAAATGGTTCCTGGAGAACATCTACCCCGACATCCACGTCCCGGAAGACCGACCGGGCATGTTTGGCATG TTGAAGAATCGAGGAATGGAGAACTACTGTTTCGACTACAACCCGCCTAACGAGCACACGGTGGGGGGCAACAACATCATCCTGTATTCATGTCACGGCATGGGTCAGAACCAGGTACGAACCGCACAG TTCTTCGAGTTCTCTTCAGATGGAGAAATCCGCTACAACACCAGGGACCCCGCTGGCTGCGCTGTGGCCGACCCCGTCTCCACCCTCATCAGCATCCAGCCATGCAGGAAGCCCAGGGAGGCGGTGCCGGAGGACCAGAAGTTTGAGCTCAGAGAG GATGGCACCCTGTATCATGTCCAGTCTAAGCAGTGTGTCCAGGCTGAGCAGAAGGCGGTGGACGACCGGCCCGGTCCTGTTCTCCGCCCCTGCTCTGGGTCCGCCCTACAGCAGTGGTTCTTTGAGGAGAGGACATAG
- the galnt12 gene encoding polypeptide N-acetylgalactosaminyltransferase 12 isoform X2, whose amino-acid sequence MQITRRKHRREMMAVCGRRSRTKLILVIIGASVLGYFTFHKNTSGDVSRENRRGVSSGEDVDDPKHLSRPVYDKPPLDLNSLGEMGRAVRLDLSGEEKRKEDESIKIHQINIYLSDKISLHRRLPERWNPLCKNLKYDYQTLPSTTVVIAFYNEAWSTLLRTVHSVLETSPDILLKEIILVDDYSERDHLKEPLENYIAGLRKVRLIRARKREGLVRARLLGASIATGDVLTFLDCHCECHEGWLEPLLHRIKEEPTAVVCPVIDVIDWNTFEYLGNPGQPQIGGFDWRLVFTWHQVPEHEQIRRRSSTDVIRSPTMAGGLFAVGKKYFHYLGTYDTGMEVWGGENLEFSFRIWQCGGSLEIHPCSHVGHIFPKRAPYSRSKALANSVRAAEVWMDEYKEVYYHRSPHARLEAYGDVTERRKLRMRLGCKNFKWFLENIYPDIHVPEDRPGMFGMLKNRGMENYCFDYNPPNEHTVGGNNIILYSCHGMGQNQFFEFSSDGEIRYNTRDPAGCAVADPVSTLISIQPCRKPREAVPEDQKFELREDGTLYHVQSKQCVQAEQKAVDDRPGPVLRPCSGSALQQWFFEERT is encoded by the exons ATGCAAATAACTCGGAGAAAGCATCGGAGGGAGATGATGGCAGTGTGTGGGCGAAGGAGTCGGACAAAGTTAATACTTGTAATTATTGGCGCCTCGGTGCTTGGATACTTCACGTTTCATAAAAATACTTCAGGCGATGTGAGTAGAGAAAACCGACGAGGAGTGTCATCTGGAGAAGATGTGGACGACCCTAAACATCTGAGCAGACCCGTCTACGACAAACCGCCTTTAGACCTGAACTCTTTGGGCGAGATGGGGAGAGCAGTCAGGCTGGACCTGtcaggagaagagaagaggaaagAGGACGAGAGTATTAAAATACACCAGATAAACATTTATCTTAGCGACAAAATCTCTCTCCACCGCAGGTTACCTGAAAGATGGAATCCTCT ATGTAAAAACCTGAAGTATGACTACCAGACATTGCCCTCCACCACAGTAGTGATTGCCTTCTACAACGAGGCCTGGTCCACCTTGCTACGCACAGTGCACAGTGTTCTGGAGACATCACCCGACATCCTGCTTAAAGAAATTATCCTGGTGGATGACTACAGCGAAAGAG ACCATTTGAAAGAGCCACTGGAGAACTACATAGCCGGTCTGAGGAAGGTGCGTCTGATCCGAgcgaggaagagggagggattGGTGAGGGCTCGTCTGCTGGGAGCCTCCATCGCCACAGGCGACGTGCTGACCTTCCTGGACTGTCACTGTGAGTGTCACGAGGGCTGGCTGGAGCCCCTGCTTCACAG GATAAAGGAGGAACCCACCGCTGTGGTGTGCCCGGTAATAGATGTCATCGACTGGAACACTTTTGAATACCTGGGCAACCCAGGACAGCCTCAGATTGGAGGCTTTGACTGGCGGCTTGTGTTTACGTGGCACCAAGTTCCTGAGCACGAGCAGATACGAAGGCGTTCCTCAACAGATGTTATCAG ATCTCCAACAATGGCAGGGGGCCTTTTTGCAGTTGGAAAGAAGTACTTCCATTACCTGGGCACATATGACACggggatggaggtgtggggaggagaAAACCTGGAGTTCTCTTTTAGA ATCTGGCAATGTGGAGGTAGCTTGGAGATCCACCCCTGCTCCCACGTGGGCCACATCTTCCCCAAAAGGGCCCCCTACTCCCGGAGCAAGGCCCTGGCCAACAGTGTGCGGGCAGCCGAGGTCTGGATGGACGAGTACAAGGAGGTGTATTACCACCGCAGCCCCCACGCTCGGCTG GAGGCGTATGGAGACGTGACGGAGAGGCGGAAGCTGAGGATGCGGCTGGGCTGCAAGAACTTCAAATGGTTCCTGGAGAACATCTACCCCGACATCCACGTCCCGGAAGACCGACCGGGCATGTTTGGCATG TTGAAGAATCGAGGAATGGAGAACTACTGTTTCGACTACAACCCGCCTAACGAGCACACGGTGGGGGGCAACAACATCATCCTGTATTCATGTCACGGCATGGGTCAGAACCAG TTCTTCGAGTTCTCTTCAGATGGAGAAATCCGCTACAACACCAGGGACCCCGCTGGCTGCGCTGTGGCCGACCCCGTCTCCACCCTCATCAGCATCCAGCCATGCAGGAAGCCCAGGGAGGCGGTGCCGGAGGACCAGAAGTTTGAGCTCAGAGAG GATGGCACCCTGTATCATGTCCAGTCTAAGCAGTGTGTCCAGGCTGAGCAGAAGGCGGTGGACGACCGGCCCGGTCCTGTTCTCCGCCCCTGCTCTGGGTCCGCCCTACAGCAGTGGTTCTTTGAGGAGAGGACATAG